A genomic stretch from Gemmatimonas sp. includes:
- a CDS encoding DPP IV N-terminal domain-containing protein: protein MVHAVRRFGRRTATLLALAASSAASGSAAKAQLGPQSTQADEGRANKGNWTLANRFSTAALRAITYTQAVQPRFLGQTDSMYYNWKDRNGNRFMLFVPSPTGGTKRLLFDPAKLAEQLTMLSKKPYDATNLPFQTITFLKSHKAFRFTVDTVRYEWTLATETLKSNGRVVRNVPPPADEELNTQGGGGPGGGGARGEFRNYNKDSSAFVFARMHNLYIVEKAKNDTVQISTDGVMDYSFGYRDTTENARQLAALAGGGQQTDGEQDDSDDASNRDQRIRPNVSWSPDGKSFSFVRRDQRKVKDLFLVNVLAQPRPVLLHYKYTMPGEEDVTRSELWTYRRGETAVKQINVAKWKDQSLMNVHWPVNGDKVRVVRRDRPQRAVDFIEVDVTTGAIKTLLTDAIEGAALEPKNIAYLKQGGDFLWWSQKTGWGMFYVYGFDGGEKRPLTTGQWNANSIVKIDSTTQQVWVSGQGREAGEQLYQTHLYRVNGDGTGFTLLDAGNAHHATTLGENGTPSVVSPTKRYIYDSFSRMDLPFKSVLRDGATGRILSTLEEMDLSKLKELGFKPAETFSVKAADGITELYGNMWKPFDFDSAKKYPIVAHVYPGPQTEGVNYTFSATGAPQQLAQLGFIVIQIGNRGGSPLRSLAYHRYGYYNLRDYALADKKVGIEQLAARHSFIDIEKVGIYGHSGGGFLTAAALMLPPYNDFFKVGVSSSGNHDNNIYNANWSENNHGLKFVPVKKDTTSRGRAGGIAANGNGNGNVALGGGAAPADTIGADSTFQIRVPTNIELAPNLKGRLLLTTGDMDNNVHPGNTVRMVNALIKANKRFDYMVFPGKLHGYGDMQPYFTRMIMEYFAEHLLGDNYRGDASIR, encoded by the coding sequence ATGGTTCACGCAGTGCGCCGTTTCGGTCGTCGGACCGCCACGCTCTTGGCTTTGGCCGCCAGCAGCGCCGCCAGCGGAAGCGCCGCGAAGGCGCAGCTTGGCCCCCAGTCGACCCAGGCCGACGAAGGTCGCGCCAACAAGGGCAACTGGACACTCGCCAATCGCTTCAGCACGGCCGCGCTCCGCGCCATCACCTACACCCAGGCCGTTCAGCCCCGCTTCCTCGGGCAGACGGACTCGATGTACTACAACTGGAAGGATCGGAATGGCAATCGCTTCATGCTCTTCGTACCCTCGCCCACCGGTGGCACCAAGCGCTTGTTGTTCGATCCGGCCAAGCTCGCCGAGCAGCTCACGATGCTCAGCAAGAAGCCGTACGACGCCACCAACCTGCCCTTCCAGACCATCACGTTCCTGAAGAGCCACAAGGCGTTCCGCTTTACGGTGGACACCGTGCGCTACGAGTGGACACTGGCCACAGAAACGCTGAAGTCGAACGGTCGCGTGGTGCGCAACGTACCGCCGCCAGCCGACGAAGAGCTGAACACGCAGGGCGGTGGTGGCCCGGGCGGCGGCGGGGCCCGCGGCGAGTTCCGCAACTACAACAAGGACAGCTCCGCGTTCGTGTTCGCCCGCATGCACAACCTGTACATCGTGGAGAAGGCCAAGAACGACACGGTGCAGATCAGCACCGACGGCGTCATGGACTACTCCTTTGGCTATCGTGACACCACAGAGAATGCGCGGCAGCTCGCCGCCCTCGCCGGCGGCGGACAGCAGACCGACGGGGAGCAGGATGACTCCGACGACGCGAGCAATCGCGATCAGCGCATCCGCCCGAACGTCTCGTGGTCGCCCGATGGCAAGTCCTTCTCGTTCGTGCGTCGCGATCAGCGCAAGGTGAAGGACCTGTTCCTCGTGAACGTGCTCGCCCAGCCGCGCCCCGTGCTCTTGCACTACAAGTACACGATGCCCGGCGAAGAAGACGTCACCCGCAGTGAACTGTGGACGTACCGTCGCGGCGAAACGGCCGTGAAGCAGATCAACGTGGCGAAATGGAAGGACCAGTCGCTGATGAACGTGCACTGGCCCGTGAACGGTGACAAAGTGCGCGTCGTGCGCCGTGACCGTCCGCAGCGCGCCGTCGACTTCATCGAAGTGGACGTCACCACCGGCGCCATCAAGACGTTGCTCACCGACGCCATTGAAGGCGCCGCGCTCGAGCCCAAGAACATCGCCTATCTCAAGCAGGGCGGCGATTTCCTCTGGTGGTCGCAGAAGACCGGCTGGGGCATGTTCTACGTGTACGGCTTCGACGGCGGCGAAAAGCGCCCGCTCACCACGGGGCAGTGGAACGCCAACAGCATCGTCAAGATCGACTCCACGACGCAGCAGGTGTGGGTATCGGGTCAGGGCCGTGAAGCGGGCGAACAGCTCTACCAGACGCACCTCTATCGCGTGAACGGCGACGGCACCGGATTCACCCTGCTCGACGCCGGCAATGCCCACCATGCCACGACCCTTGGTGAGAACGGCACCCCCAGTGTGGTGTCGCCCACCAAGCGCTACATCTACGACTCGTTCTCGCGCATGGACCTGCCGTTCAAGTCGGTGCTGCGCGACGGGGCCACGGGCCGCATCCTCAGTACGCTCGAGGAGATGGACCTATCCAAGCTGAAGGAACTCGGCTTCAAGCCGGCCGAAACATTCTCGGTGAAAGCCGCCGACGGCATCACGGAGCTCTACGGCAACATGTGGAAGCCGTTCGACTTCGATTCCGCGAAGAAGTATCCGATCGTCGCGCACGTGTACCCCGGCCCACAGACCGAGGGCGTGAACTACACGTTCTCCGCAACGGGTGCGCCGCAGCAGCTCGCACAGCTCGGCTTCATCGTCATCCAGATCGGCAACCGTGGCGGCTCACCACTCCGCTCGCTCGCCTATCATCGCTACGGTTACTACAACCTTCGCGACTATGCCCTCGCCGACAAGAAGGTCGGCATCGAGCAGCTCGCCGCGAGGCACAGCTTCATCGACATCGAGAAGGTCGGTATCTACGGACACTCGGGCGGCGGATTCCTCACCGCCGCAGCGCTGATGCTTCCGCCGTACAACGACTTCTTCAAGGTCGGCGTGTCGTCGTCGGGCAACCACGACAACAACATCTACAACGCCAACTGGAGCGAGAACAATCACGGCCTCAAGTTCGTGCCCGTGAAGAAGGACACGACGTCACGCGGCCGTGCTGGCGGGATCGCCGCGAACGGAAACGGGAACGGCAACGTCGCGCTCGGCGGCGGCGCCGCGCCGGCGGACACCATCGGTGCGGACAGCACGTTCCAGATCCGCGTGCCGACCAACATCGAGCTCGCGCCCAACCTCAAGGGACGCCTGCTCCTCACCACGGGCGACATGGACAACAACGTCCATCCCGGCAACACCGTCCGCATGGTGAACGCGCTCATCAAGGCGAACAAGCGCTTCGACTACATGGTCTTCCCCGGCAAGTTGCACGGCTATGGCGACATGCAGCCGTACTTCACGCGGATGATCATGGAGTACTTCGCCGAGCACCTGCTCGGTGACAACTATCGTGGGGATGCGAGT
- a CDS encoding CehA/McbA family metallohydrolase translates to MRFHFRSAALLWAVAGTAIAHTAAAQPARFLVPAAAPGTRWLKGNTHTHTTNSDGDTGPEAVARWYKNRKYDFLVLSDHNVFTDPATLASLMDSTFLLIPGEEVTTGFQKAAVHVNALGITRVIAAPRDSTLLGTVQKTVDAIRAERAVPHINHPNFLWSIDTATLFRVKNDRLLEIFNGHPTVHNIGGGDWPGMEDAWDALLTRGKKIYGIAVDDAHHFQGEFAKARANPGRGWVVVRARSRDAREIVTALDDGRFYASTGPVVDEINVTESTLALTITRTGDFKYTTQFVGASGEILATDKSLTPSYRLRGTETYVRARVVDSSGATAWIQPVFTSRYRERAAP, encoded by the coding sequence ATGCGCTTCCATTTCCGCTCCGCCGCGCTGCTCTGGGCAGTTGCCGGCACCGCCATCGCTCACACCGCCGCCGCCCAACCCGCGCGCTTCCTCGTGCCGGCGGCGGCCCCCGGGACACGCTGGCTCAAGGGCAACACCCATACCCACACCACCAACTCCGACGGCGACACCGGACCCGAGGCGGTCGCGCGCTGGTACAAGAACCGGAAGTACGACTTTCTCGTGCTCTCCGATCACAATGTCTTCACCGATCCGGCCACACTGGCCTCGTTGATGGACTCGACGTTTCTGCTGATCCCGGGGGAAGAGGTCACCACCGGCTTCCAGAAGGCGGCGGTCCATGTGAACGCGTTGGGCATCACCCGCGTGATCGCCGCGCCGCGGGACAGCACGCTGCTGGGCACCGTGCAGAAGACGGTCGACGCTATTCGCGCCGAGCGCGCGGTGCCCCACATCAACCATCCGAATTTTCTCTGGAGCATCGACACGGCGACGCTCTTCCGCGTGAAGAACGACCGGCTGCTCGAGATCTTCAACGGGCACCCCACCGTGCACAACATCGGCGGTGGAGACTGGCCCGGCATGGAAGACGCGTGGGACGCGTTGCTCACCCGCGGCAAGAAGATTTACGGGATCGCGGTCGACGATGCGCACCACTTCCAAGGCGAGTTCGCAAAGGCCCGCGCCAACCCCGGACGCGGTTGGGTCGTGGTACGGGCCCGCTCGCGCGACGCACGAGAGATCGTGACCGCGCTCGACGACGGCCGCTTTTACGCGAGCACCGGACCGGTGGTCGACGAGATCAACGTGACCGAGTCCACTCTGGCGCTGACCATCACCCGGACCGGCGACTTCAAGTACACCACGCAGTTTGTGGGCGCGAGCGGCGAGATCCTCGCCACCGACAAGTCACTCACGCCCTCCTACCGTCTCCGGGGCACCGAGACGTACGTGCGGGCGCGCGTGGTCGATTCCAGCGGCGCGACGGCCTGGATCCAGCCGGTGTTCACCTCCCGGTACCGGGAACGCGCGGCGCCGTAA
- a CDS encoding metallophosphoesterase, which translates to MISRRAFLLTAGGMAAAMAGTVGYTFEVEPEWLDITQVNLQIRKLPASMVGKRVVQFSDIHIGPGVSDDYVRESFATVDALTPDVVVVTGDLISQHPEQFEHAEAIYAALPHGSLGTFVSFGNHDYGRDWAEPAVAARLRGTLENLGITVLVNEVGMAGELQVVGLGDLWAKQFDPVRAFSRVDPAAAQLALSHNPDSVDLPGWGAYDGWVLAGHTHGGQCKPPFLPPPMLPVKNRRYTSGAFDLSRGRQLYINRGLGTIMYPVRFNVRPEVTVFSLQSAD; encoded by the coding sequence ATGATTTCTCGACGCGCGTTCCTGCTGACTGCCGGTGGTATGGCCGCCGCCATGGCGGGAACGGTGGGCTACACCTTCGAGGTGGAGCCGGAATGGCTCGACATCACGCAGGTGAACCTGCAGATCCGCAAGCTGCCGGCGTCTATGGTGGGCAAGCGCGTCGTGCAGTTCTCCGACATTCACATCGGGCCGGGCGTGTCCGACGACTACGTGCGCGAGAGCTTCGCGACGGTCGACGCGCTCACGCCTGATGTCGTGGTCGTCACCGGTGATCTGATCTCACAGCATCCCGAGCAGTTCGAGCACGCCGAAGCGATCTATGCCGCGCTGCCGCACGGGTCGCTTGGCACGTTCGTGTCGTTCGGCAATCACGACTACGGCCGTGACTGGGCGGAGCCCGCTGTGGCCGCGCGGTTGCGTGGTACGCTGGAGAACCTGGGTATCACGGTGCTCGTGAACGAGGTCGGCATGGCTGGCGAACTGCAGGTCGTCGGACTCGGTGACCTGTGGGCCAAGCAATTCGATCCGGTGCGCGCGTTCAGTCGCGTCGATCCGGCGGCGGCGCAGCTGGCGCTGAGCCACAACCCCGATAGCGTGGACCTGCCGGGTTGGGGCGCGTACGATGGCTGGGTGCTGGCGGGTCATACGCACGGTGGTCAGTGCAAGCCACCGTTTCTGCCCCCGCCCATGCTGCCCGTCAAGAATCGACGCTACACCAGCGGGGCCTTCGATTTGTCCCGCGGTCGACAGCTATACATCAACCGCGGGCTGGGGACGATTATGTATCCGGTGCGCTTCAACGTGCGCCCGGAAGTCACGGTGTTCTCGCTACAGAGCGCGGACTAG
- a CDS encoding YidB family protein, whose translation MGLFDGALGDMAGSLLGGKAGGIEQMLGGLLGNTAAPGGTSSTALLRMAMTLVQQNGGVGGLVQKLQSGGLGEIVSSWVSTGANRSVTPAQLEQALGGTAVTQAAATAGVDPSQALGGLAAMLPQLVDKLTPDGAVTPGSSAMLTQVMGMLQGK comes from the coding sequence ATGGGATTGTTTGACGGAGCGTTGGGCGACATGGCCGGCTCGCTGCTGGGCGGCAAGGCCGGTGGCATTGAGCAGATGCTTGGCGGCTTGCTGGGCAACACGGCGGCACCGGGCGGCACGTCGTCGACGGCGCTGCTGCGGATGGCGATGACGCTCGTACAGCAGAACGGCGGGGTCGGTGGCCTCGTGCAGAAGCTGCAGAGCGGTGGCTTGGGTGAGATTGTGTCGTCGTGGGTGAGCACGGGGGCGAACCGCTCCGTCACGCCGGCGCAACTCGAGCAGGCGTTGGGCGGGACCGCCGTCACGCAGGCTGCCGCGACCGCGGGTGTCGATCCGTCGCAGGCGCTGGGCGGGCTCGCCGCGATGCTGCCGCAGCTGGTCGATAAACTCACGCCCGATGGCGCCGTCACGCCGGGCAGCAGCGCGATGCTGACGCAGGTGATGGGCATGCTGCAGGGGAAGTAG
- a CDS encoding glycosyltransferase family 4 protein has product MSKSLRILLVHDYAPLFGGAEVVNAALVDGLRRRGHDVRRFTSTAGLDDLPADSPLRPEYACRGTRSRWRTALQSANPWAPGALRRALDDFTPDVVHVVSYNTQLSPLILPVLRRVPSLYHAVWYRAVCPTGTKLLPTGDLCVQRAGTVCCTSGCVPARDWLPLMMQLQAGRQWRDRFRATITTSDATAHVLAADGIRNITVIPNGLPDAAWPVAMADAPTAVFVGRLVREKGVDVLLQAFARLHARLPQATLDIIGDGPERSTLEALRRSLHLEAAVRFHGWQSPLDAEAIARPGWVQVVPSRWAEPFGLVAVEAMMRGAAVIASASGGLVDIVRNDVTGLLVPPGEVPALSDALYRVLSDRQLAASWGRSGYEVAQAEYRHDLFVDRILAVYADLLRGPRAVAP; this is encoded by the coding sequence ATGAGTAAGTCCCTTCGCATTCTTCTGGTGCACGACTACGCGCCGCTGTTCGGTGGGGCAGAGGTCGTGAACGCCGCCTTGGTTGATGGGCTGCGACGTCGAGGGCATGACGTGCGCCGCTTCACGAGTACGGCGGGGTTGGATGATCTGCCAGCCGATTCGCCGCTGCGTCCCGAGTACGCATGTCGCGGCACACGGTCGCGGTGGCGCACGGCGCTCCAGTCGGCGAATCCGTGGGCGCCGGGCGCGCTTCGTCGCGCCCTTGACGACTTCACGCCCGACGTCGTGCATGTGGTCAGCTACAACACGCAACTATCCCCGTTGATCTTACCGGTGCTGCGCCGCGTACCGTCGCTTTATCACGCGGTGTGGTATCGCGCCGTATGTCCGACAGGCACGAAGCTGTTGCCAACTGGTGACCTGTGCGTGCAGCGAGCCGGGACGGTGTGTTGCACGTCCGGTTGCGTACCCGCGCGCGACTGGTTGCCTCTGATGATGCAACTCCAGGCGGGCCGTCAGTGGCGCGACCGGTTTCGGGCAACCATTACAACGAGTGACGCCACGGCCCACGTCCTCGCCGCCGATGGTATCAGGAACATCACGGTGATTCCGAACGGATTGCCCGACGCCGCGTGGCCGGTGGCGATGGCTGACGCGCCGACGGCAGTCTTCGTGGGACGCCTCGTACGGGAGAAGGGTGTCGACGTTCTGCTGCAGGCGTTCGCGCGACTGCACGCGCGCTTGCCGCAGGCGACGCTCGACATCATCGGCGACGGTCCCGAGCGATCGACCCTTGAAGCGTTACGGCGCTCGTTGCATCTGGAAGCGGCCGTCCGTTTTCACGGGTGGCAGTCACCGCTCGACGCCGAAGCGATCGCGCGCCCGGGGTGGGTTCAAGTGGTGCCCTCTCGGTGGGCGGAACCATTCGGATTGGTGGCCGTCGAGGCGATGATGCGGGGGGCGGCGGTGATTGCGTCGGCGTCGGGTGGGTTGGTCGACATCGTGCGGAACGACGTTACGGGGCTGCTGGTGCCGCCCGGCGAGGTGCCGGCACTGAGCGACGCGTTGTATCGGGTACTGTCCGATCGGCAGCTGGCGGCGAGCTGGGGACGGAGCGGATACGAGGTGGCGCAGGCCGAGTATCGGCACGATCTCTTCGTCGACCGCATTCTCGCAGTGTACGCGGATCTCCTACGCGGTCCACGCGCGGTCGCGCCATGA
- a CDS encoding oligosaccharide flippase family protein: MSQRSVHRPWRGSAWIFAAELLILPTGLVTAGFLTRRLGPEEYGLLTLAATAMAWLQWTASSMLARASNRAIAAVGDWRPVAAEAMHLHLLAGGGLGLLLFVVAPWMSVSLGHPVLTPTLRLLALELPVLVLVQGYRGVLVANGDHTWVSLISAVRWIVRMLAVLGLVSLGWSITGAVTGMVLSSVAALLMSRWRVGALHRAEPSARGAVRLGLLTMAAPIAMAAIGSRLFERADLFLLAALGSTATSLGHYGAAQNLTIVLSLLTGAVSPVVLATVTRMRRDGSGADVRRLQVDVLRLPFLVLPFAALAAGAAPEIMRVIYGAEFLDAAAPFGLLIVGATALIAVSVSTVLLVASDRAWYVVGLTAPMLVALVVCALVLVPRYGTTGAALASVLVSSAAASVGQLLVERHEGVHVPLRTVVVAGGLALVAYAAGAAWPASTAVGTVAKLVVICIALVSALLLLREIPTHLLPFVAAPVESANPAASAP, from the coding sequence GTGAGCCAGCGTTCGGTGCATCGGCCATGGCGTGGTTCGGCGTGGATCTTCGCGGCGGAGTTGTTGATCCTCCCGACCGGGTTGGTGACGGCGGGATTTCTGACGCGACGACTGGGCCCCGAGGAATACGGCCTGTTAACGCTCGCCGCCACGGCGATGGCGTGGCTGCAGTGGACGGCCAGTTCAATGTTGGCGCGCGCATCGAATCGTGCGATCGCAGCGGTGGGCGACTGGCGGCCGGTGGCGGCGGAAGCAATGCACCTGCATCTGCTCGCGGGTGGCGGCCTCGGGTTACTGTTGTTCGTCGTCGCGCCATGGATGTCGGTGTCGCTCGGACACCCCGTGCTTACGCCGACGCTGCGATTGCTTGCGCTGGAGCTGCCGGTCCTCGTGCTCGTGCAGGGATATCGTGGCGTGCTCGTCGCGAATGGCGACCACACGTGGGTTTCGCTGATCTCGGCCGTGCGATGGATCGTGCGCATGCTCGCGGTCTTGGGCCTGGTGAGTCTGGGCTGGTCGATCACGGGCGCGGTGACCGGCATGGTGCTGTCGAGTGTTGCGGCGCTGCTGATGTCACGATGGCGCGTCGGCGCACTGCATCGCGCCGAGCCGTCGGCGCGCGGGGCGGTTCGACTCGGCCTGCTCACCATGGCGGCGCCGATCGCGATGGCCGCGATCGGCTCCCGGCTCTTCGAACGCGCCGACCTGTTTTTGTTGGCGGCGCTTGGCAGCACGGCCACCAGTCTCGGGCACTACGGAGCGGCGCAGAATCTCACGATCGTGTTGTCGCTGCTCACGGGTGCGGTGTCGCCCGTGGTACTGGCGACCGTAACGCGCATGCGGCGTGATGGAAGCGGGGCCGACGTGCGCCGACTCCAGGTGGACGTGCTGCGACTGCCGTTTCTCGTGTTGCCCTTCGCCGCGCTGGCGGCGGGCGCGGCGCCGGAAATCATGCGCGTGATTTACGGCGCCGAGTTCCTGGATGCGGCCGCACCGTTTGGGCTGCTCATCGTCGGGGCCACGGCGCTCATCGCCGTATCGGTGTCGACGGTGCTGCTGGTCGCGTCCGATCGCGCGTGGTACGTCGTTGGCCTGACCGCGCCGATGCTCGTTGCCCTCGTGGTGTGCGCGCTGGTGCTGGTGCCTCGGTATGGTACGACGGGAGCCGCGCTTGCGTCCGTGCTCGTGTCGTCGGCAGCTGCCAGCGTTGGGCAGCTGCTGGTAGAGCGGCATGAAGGCGTCCATGTTCCGCTACGCACGGTGGTCGTGGCGGGCGGTCTCGCGCTGGTCGCCTACGCGGCCGGTGCGGCGTGGCCTGCCTCGACGGCCGTCGGCACCGTCGCAAAGCTCGTCGTGATCTGCATCGCGCTGGTATCGGCGCTGCTCCTGCTTCGGGAGATTCCCACGCATCTGCTGCCCTTCGTCGCCGCGCCCGTCGAGTCGGCGAACCCGGCAGCATCCGCCCCATGA
- a CDS encoding glycosyltransferase family A protein produces MTSPRFSVIIPTRARLPQLRRCLTALAAQTLARDDFEVVIVNDGSPPLPNDEIEAFRQRLTIRSIRQEWGGPAAARNTGIREAQGECLAFTDDDCAPAPTWLATIDAALRATPNALVGGHVRNALDENVFSEASQLLIDFLYDRFDSAATRGPRFFTSNNFAGATASFRTIGGFDTTFRLPAGEDRDLTDRWQAAGWPHVYAREALVQHHHVMSFRSYTRQHLNYGRGAWTFHQARAKRQTGVRETESPGFYAALLGYPLQRGRTRRPVVQVALLAWSQGVNALGYFLEKARSRA; encoded by the coding sequence ATGACGTCCCCGCGCTTCTCCGTCATCATCCCCACCCGCGCCCGTCTGCCGCAGCTGCGTCGATGCCTTACGGCACTCGCGGCGCAAACGCTTGCGCGCGATGACTTCGAAGTCGTCATCGTCAACGACGGCTCGCCGCCCTTACCCAACGACGAAATCGAGGCGTTCCGCCAGCGACTCACAATCCGCTCCATCCGTCAGGAGTGGGGCGGTCCCGCCGCAGCGCGCAACACCGGTATCCGCGAGGCGCAGGGCGAGTGTTTGGCGTTCACCGACGACGACTGCGCGCCGGCGCCCACCTGGCTGGCCACCATCGATGCGGCGTTGCGCGCCACACCGAACGCGCTGGTCGGTGGTCACGTGCGCAACGCGCTCGACGAGAACGTGTTCTCTGAAGCCAGCCAGCTGCTGATCGATTTTCTGTACGATCGGTTCGACTCGGCGGCCACTCGTGGTCCGCGATTCTTTACATCCAACAACTTCGCCGGGGCGACCGCGTCGTTCCGGACGATCGGCGGCTTCGATACCACGTTCCGGCTTCCGGCGGGTGAAGACCGTGATCTCACCGATCGCTGGCAGGCGGCCGGCTGGCCGCACGTGTACGCCCGTGAGGCGCTCGTGCAGCATCATCACGTGATGAGCTTCCGCAGCTATACGCGCCAGCATCTGAATTACGGCCGTGGCGCGTGGACCTTTCATCAGGCGCGCGCGAAACGGCAGACCGGCGTGCGGGAAACCGAATCACCGGGATTCTACGCGGCGCTGTTGGGCTATCCGCTGCAGCGCGGGCGCACGCGCCGGCCAGTGGTGCAGGTGGCGCTGCTGGCCTGGTCTCAGGGGGTGAATGCACTGGGCTACTTTCTCGAGAAAGCGCGCTCGCGGGCGTAA